In the genome of Myxococcaceae bacterium JPH2, one region contains:
- a CDS encoding carboxypeptidase regulatory-like domain-containing protein, which translates to MARVGGTGAKRRHGSWRSGILGLLLLAGCDDAPRGTRTESTCQPDPLALHVEVVAADGALVRGATVVATNLDSNVSITALTNDQGVTTAIDEVLSPGPLHVVATAGSKTSSAVRVEWTCDPCHCAPVPTALRLQLSE; encoded by the coding sequence ATGGCGCGGGTGGGTGGGACGGGGGCGAAGCGGAGGCACGGGTCATGGCGCTCGGGAATCCTCGGGCTGCTGCTGCTGGCGGGGTGCGACGACGCCCCTCGCGGCACGCGGACAGAGTCCACCTGTCAACCGGATCCGCTGGCACTGCACGTGGAGGTCGTCGCGGCCGACGGCGCGCTCGTGCGGGGCGCGACGGTGGTCGCCACCAACCTGGACTCCAATGTCAGCATCACCGCCCTCACCAATGACCAGGGGGTCACCACCGCCATCGACGAGGTGCTCTCCCCAGGCCCGCTGCACGTGGTGGCGACGGCGGGCTCGAAGACGTCCTCCGCGGTGCGCGTGGAGTGGACGTGCGACCCGTGCCACTGCGCGCCAGTCCCCACGGCCCTCCGCCTTCAGCTGAGCGAATGA
- a CDS encoding M61 family metallopeptidase: protein MPEAVHYRVSMPRPHAHLFEVEARFPSGPDVLEALMPVWTPGSYLVREFARHVQDVSAQDAQGRPLPVSRVDKRTWRVQAGGQAVTLRYRVYANELTVRTSHLDGSHGYFNGATVFLYTEATRRLAHHVTVVAPEGWRAFCALEQQDGAFVAEDLDTLIDSPFEVGPHTPLTFTAAGVPHDVVVWGDSVPDAEKLCADLQRVCETQARMYGGSLPMKRYLFLVYLSDKGRGGLEHQASTVLVFPRLGLGSHRGWEDFLTLAAHEYFHLWNIKRVKPRALVPFDYAQENYTTLLWAFEGATAYYDNLLVRRAGLMSAARYLQRLGETLTALQSTPGRKTQTLAEASLVSWVKHYRPDENSLNSAISYYLKGEVVSALLDLELRRATQDTRGLDDVMRGLWQRYGDGSGVPEDGVEALASEVAGTDLTPFFDRAVRSTEELDYSLFSHVGLELRLRPRESASDKGGSAPRVKASEQKPKGWLGVTTKGQATLASVLEGSPAMEAGLYPEDEIVALDGWRADGAALVGRCEDKRPGDTVRVTLYRRDRLLTVPVVLGQKPAEAAYLVRVDKPTDAQKAAFQAWLGAPWDEATGPS, encoded by the coding sequence ATGCCGGAAGCGGTCCACTATCGCGTCTCCATGCCTCGGCCGCACGCGCACCTCTTCGAGGTCGAGGCCCGCTTCCCCTCGGGCCCGGACGTGCTCGAGGCCCTGATGCCGGTGTGGACGCCGGGCAGCTATCTGGTGCGCGAGTTCGCGCGGCACGTGCAGGACGTGTCCGCGCAGGACGCGCAAGGCCGCCCGCTGCCGGTGTCGCGCGTGGACAAGCGCACGTGGCGCGTGCAGGCCGGTGGGCAGGCCGTCACCCTGCGCTACCGCGTCTACGCGAATGAGCTGACGGTGCGCACCAGCCACCTGGATGGCAGCCACGGCTACTTCAACGGCGCCACCGTCTTCCTCTACACGGAGGCCACGCGGCGCCTCGCGCATCACGTCACCGTGGTGGCGCCCGAGGGCTGGCGAGCCTTCTGCGCGCTGGAGCAGCAGGACGGCGCCTTCGTGGCCGAGGACCTGGACACGCTCATCGACAGCCCCTTCGAGGTGGGGCCACACACGCCGCTGACCTTCACCGCCGCGGGCGTGCCCCATGACGTCGTGGTGTGGGGCGACAGCGTTCCGGACGCGGAGAAGCTCTGCGCGGACCTCCAGCGGGTGTGCGAGACGCAGGCGCGGATGTACGGCGGCTCGCTCCCGATGAAGCGCTACCTGTTCCTCGTCTACCTCTCGGACAAGGGCCGGGGCGGACTGGAGCACCAGGCGTCGACCGTCCTCGTCTTCCCCCGGCTCGGGCTGGGCTCGCACCGCGGCTGGGAGGACTTCCTCACCCTGGCGGCGCACGAGTACTTCCACCTGTGGAACATCAAGCGGGTGAAGCCACGCGCGCTCGTGCCGTTCGACTACGCGCAGGAGAACTACACCACGCTCTTGTGGGCCTTCGAGGGCGCCACGGCGTACTACGACAACCTGCTCGTGCGCCGCGCGGGGCTCATGTCCGCCGCGCGCTACCTCCAGCGGTTGGGCGAGACTTTGACCGCGCTCCAGTCCACGCCGGGCCGCAAGACACAGACACTGGCCGAGGCATCGCTGGTGAGCTGGGTGAAGCACTACCGCCCGGACGAGAACTCGCTCAACAGCGCCATCTCCTACTATCTCAAGGGCGAGGTCGTCTCCGCGCTGCTGGACCTGGAGCTGCGCCGCGCGACCCAGGACACGCGCGGCCTGGACGACGTGATGCGCGGGCTGTGGCAGCGCTACGGCGACGGCTCGGGGGTGCCCGAGGACGGCGTGGAGGCGCTGGCCAGCGAGGTGGCGGGCACGGACCTCACGCCCTTCTTCGACCGGGCGGTGCGCTCCACCGAGGAGCTGGACTACTCGCTGTTCTCGCACGTGGGTCTGGAGCTGCGCCTGCGCCCGCGCGAGTCCGCGAGCGACAAGGGCGGCAGCGCGCCCCGCGTGAAGGCCAGTGAGCAGAAGCCCAAGGGCTGGCTGGGCGTGACGACGAAGGGACAGGCCACGCTCGCCTCGGTGCTGGAGGGCTCGCCCGCGATGGAGGCCGGCCTCTATCCCGAGGATGAAATCGTCGCGCTGGACGGCTGGCGCGCGGACGGCGCCGCGCTGGTGGGGCGCTGCGAGGACAAGCGCCCGGGCGACACGGTGCGCGTGACGCTCTACCGCCGCGACCGGTTGCTGACCGTGCCGGTGGTGCTGGGACAGAAGCCCGCCGAGGCCGCGTACCTGGTGCGGGTGGACAAGCCCACCGACGCGCAGAAGGCCGCGTTCCAGGCCTGGCTCGGCGCGCCGTGGGACGAGGCCACCGGGCCCAGCTAA
- a CDS encoding ribonuclease HII: MSVDSVESLLQCSLSELTERYVTQAQAVPQGLLQALEADARQGARTLARRIRSRQEKNRAEGQRLRHLLRFETELWEQGLMKVAGVDEAGMAPLAGPVVAAAAILPKGFKLKGLDDSKKVLDADKREALAVAIKRDAVAWAIGQAEVEEIDRLNIYHAGLLAMRRAVEGLSHRPDYVLVDARTIPECPAPQRGIIHGDALSLSIAAASILAKTTRDRLMGELDARYPGYGLAAHKGYPTAQHFQALRERGVLPIHRRSFAPVREALGLDAPGPVQTDLFAPRARPAGSP, translated from the coding sequence ATGTCCGTCGACAGCGTGGAATCGCTTCTCCAGTGCTCGCTCTCCGAGCTGACCGAGCGCTACGTCACCCAGGCGCAAGCCGTGCCCCAGGGGCTGCTCCAGGCCCTGGAGGCAGATGCCCGTCAGGGCGCGCGCACCCTCGCTCGCCGCATCCGCTCCCGGCAGGAGAAGAACCGCGCCGAGGGGCAGCGGCTGCGCCACCTCCTGCGCTTCGAGACCGAGCTGTGGGAGCAGGGGTTGATGAAGGTCGCGGGGGTGGACGAGGCGGGCATGGCGCCGCTGGCCGGCCCCGTGGTCGCCGCCGCCGCCATCCTCCCCAAGGGCTTCAAGCTCAAGGGGCTGGATGACTCGAAGAAGGTCCTCGACGCGGACAAGCGCGAGGCGCTCGCCGTGGCCATCAAGCGCGACGCGGTGGCGTGGGCGATAGGCCAGGCGGAGGTCGAGGAGATCGACCGCCTCAACATCTACCACGCGGGCCTCCTCGCGATGCGCCGGGCCGTCGAGGGGCTCTCGCACCGGCCCGACTATGTGCTGGTGGACGCACGCACCATCCCGGAGTGCCCCGCTCCCCAGCGAGGCATCATCCACGGCGACGCCCTGTCGCTGAGCATCGCCGCCGCCTCCATCCTCGCGAAGACGACGCGCGACCGACTCATGGGCGAGCTGGACGCGCGCTATCCGGGCTACGGGCTGGCGGCCCACAAGGGCTACCCCACCGCGCAACACTTCCAGGCGCTGCGCGAGCGCGGCGTGCTGCCCATCCACCGTCGGTCCTTCGCGCCGGTGCGCGAGGCGCTCGGGCTGGATGCGCCCGGCCCCGTGCAGACGGACCTGTTCGCCCCTCGCGCCAGGCCGG